From the genome of Deinococcus sp. AJ005, one region includes:
- a CDS encoding peroxiredoxin, producing MKPAVQKPAPEFTRRSDDGRTVSLSGLRGQWVVLYFYPRASSPGCSIEARRFEAALPEFERLNAAVIGVSTDTEAHQAHFRDTCGLTHPMIPDGDKELCRAYGVVGGLGGLLGMASRATFLIDPQGVLAYEHRSANPAGHASVILQELERRVGATQTD from the coding sequence ATGAAGCCTGCCGTTCAGAAACCGGCCCCCGAATTCACGCGCCGCAGCGACGATGGCCGCACTGTCAGCCTGTCTGGCCTGCGCGGACAGTGGGTGGTGCTGTACTTTTACCCGCGCGCCAGTTCGCCGGGCTGTTCCATCGAGGCCCGGCGTTTCGAGGCGGCCCTGCCCGAGTTCGAGCGCCTCAACGCGGCGGTGATCGGCGTCAGCACCGACACCGAGGCCCATCAGGCCCATTTCCGCGACACCTGTGGCCTGACGCACCCCATGATTCCCGACGGGGATAAGGAACTCTGCCGGGCTTACGGCGTCGTCGGCGGTCTGGGCGGTCTGCTGGGCATGGCGTCGCGCGCCACCTTTCTCATTGATCCACAGGGCGTGCTGGCCTACGAACACCGCAGCGCCAACCCGGCGGGCCACGCCTCGGTGATCTTGCAGGAACTGGAGCGGCGGGTCGGGGCAACTCAGACGGATTAG